In Pseudomonas fakonensis, one DNA window encodes the following:
- a CDS encoding type II toxin-antitoxin system HicB family antitoxin — MSCMRYNGYAARIEYDARDDIFVGRVLGLRDIISFHASSVPELHQAFREALDDYLADCAEQGITPEKPASGKVMLRIRPEVHAAASVAAKAAGKSLNQWADEVFEQASMA; from the coding sequence ATGAGTTGCATGCGCTACAACGGCTATGCCGCCCGCATCGAGTACGATGCACGGGATGATATTTTCGTTGGCCGGGTATTGGGCCTGCGTGACATCATCAGTTTCCACGCCAGCTCCGTGCCTGAGCTGCACCAGGCGTTCCGCGAGGCCCTGGACGATTACCTGGCCGACTGCGCCGAGCAAGGCATCACCCCGGAAAAGCCCGCTTCGGGCAAGGTCATGCTGCGTATTCGGCCAGAGGTCCACGCGGCGGCGAGCGTCGCCGCCAAGGCGGCCGGCAAGAGCCTGAACCAGTGGGCCGACGAGGTGTTCGAGCAGGCCTCGATGGCCTGA
- a CDS encoding LysE family translocator: protein MPFSNGFLLSLSLCLDIGIANIAMITLAMQRGFLQGFWLGLGTCVGDLVYAIAALAGMTVLLQFESVRWALWLGGSALLVWFALKMLLAAWHGGKLESRSEVVVESGWREFLRGIFLAMSSPTAILWFAAVGGVLISRSGGGSLGDAGLFLAGFFAAGLLWCVSLCGIASHGGRLLGERLLTWSYLLSAAIFCYFAVYVIVSGYREFILATPAL, encoded by the coding sequence ATGCCCTTCTCCAATGGTTTTCTCCTCAGCCTGTCCCTGTGCCTGGACATCGGTATCGCCAACATCGCCATGATCACCCTGGCCATGCAGCGCGGCTTTTTGCAGGGCTTCTGGCTGGGCCTGGGCACCTGTGTCGGCGACCTGGTGTACGCCATTGCCGCACTGGCCGGCATGACCGTACTGCTGCAGTTCGAGAGCGTGCGCTGGGCCTTGTGGCTGGGCGGCTCGGCGCTGCTGGTGTGGTTTGCGCTGAAGATGCTGCTGGCGGCCTGGCACGGCGGCAAGCTTGAAAGCCGCAGCGAGGTGGTGGTCGAGTCAGGCTGGCGCGAGTTCCTGCGCGGCATCTTCCTGGCCATGTCGTCACCCACCGCCATCTTGTGGTTCGCCGCAGTGGGCGGGGTGCTGATCTCCCGTTCCGGTGGCGGTAGCCTGGGGGATGCCGGGCTGTTCCTGGCAGGTTTCTTCGCCGCCGGGCTGCTGTGGTGCGTGTCGCTGTGCGGTATCGCCAGCCATGGCGGGCGGCTGCTCGGGGAACGCCTGCTGACCTGGTCGTACCTGCTGTCGGCGGCGATTTTCTGCTACTTCGCGGTGTACGTGATCGTGTCCGGCTACCGCGAATTCATCCTGGCCACGCCGGCGTTGTAG